In Beutenbergia cavernae DSM 12333, the DNA window GCGCCGTCGACCCTCGATCCATCCGGTGAAGGTGTCGCGGGCGTACTCGGGGTACATCGAGTACGTTGGCGCGAACGAGACGGCGGTGCGGCCGGGGCCGGCGAACGCCTGGAGAAGGTGCAGCATCACCTCGTTCGAGCCGTTCGCGGCCCACAGGTGGTCGGCGTCGAGGCCCGGCACGCCCGACTCGCGCGTGAGGTACGCGGCCAGCCCGCCGCGCAGCTCGCGGAAGTCGCGGTCCGGGTACCGGTTGAGTCCGTGCGCGGCGCGCGTGACGGCGTCGGCGATCTCCGCGACCACCGCGGCGGGGGGCGCGTACGGGTTCTCGTTGACGTTGAGGAGGACTGGCACGTCGAGCTGCGGCGCGCCGTACGGCGTCTCCCCGGCCAGCTCGGGGCGCAGCGGCAGGCGCGGCGTCGGACGGGCTGTGGTCACGAGGCGAGTCTAGGTTCGCGCGGGCCGCGTCCTCGGGCCGTCCGCGGTGCGGACCCGCGGCCGCTCCCGCCGTCGTCGTCCACAGCGTGTCGGCCGATGTCGCCCGACACCCGTAACGTGGCGGAGATGGATCCCCTCACGCAGACCCGCACGGCCGCGGCGGCAGCCCCGAGCGGCGACCTGAGGGCGGAGGCGGAGCGCGCCCTCCGCGCGCTCGTCGGGTCCGACGACGCCGCGCTGCGCGAGGACCAGTGGCGTGCCGTCGAGGCGCTCGTCGCCGAGAGGCGGCGGGCGCTCGTGGTGCAGCGCACGGGCTGGGGAAAGTCGGCCGTGTACTTCGTGGCGACGGCGCTCCTGCGCGCCCGCGGGTCCGGCCCGACGCTCATCGTCTCGCCGCTGCTGGCGCTCATGCGGGACCAGGTCGCCGCGGCCGGGCGCGCCGGGATCCGGGCCGTGACCGTCAACTCGGCGAACGTCACCGAGTGGGACCAGATCCACGCGGCGATCGCCGCGGGCGAGGTCGACGTGCTGCTGTGCTCGCCGGAACGGCTCAACAACCCGGCGTTCCGTGACGAGGTGCTCCCGCGGCTGGCGGCGGACACCGGGCTCGTGGTGGTCGACGAGGCGCACTGCGTCTCGGACTGGGGCCACGACTTCCGGCCCGACTACCGGCGCATCCGCACGCTGCTGGAGGACCTGCCGCGGGGCACGCCGGTGCTCGCGACGACGGCGACGGCGAACGCCCGGGTGAGCGACGACGTCGCCGAACAGCTCGCCACGGACGGGGCGGACGTGCTCGTGCTGCGCGGCGCGCTCGACCGCGACTCGCTCCGCCTCGCCGTGCTGCCGCGGGCCGACGCCGCGACCCGCATCGCGTGGCTCGCCGACCACCTCGGGTCCTTCTCGGGCTCCGGGATCGTGTACTGCCTGACCGTCGCGATGGCGGGCGAGGTCGCCGAGCAGCTGCGCGCCGCCGGCCACGACGTCGCCGCCTACACGGGGCAGACCGAGCCAGCGGAGCGCGAACGCCTCGAGGCGGACCTCGCCGCGAACCGGGTGCGGGCGCTCGTCGCCACGTCGGCGCTCGGGATGGGGTTCGACAAGCCCGACCTGGCGTTCGTCGTCCACCTCGGCGCGCCGTCGTCGCCGATCGCGTACTACCAGCAGATCGGCCGGGCGGGGCGCGCGCTGGACCGGGCCGACGTCGTGCTCCTCCCCGGGCCGGAGGACCGGGCGATCTGGGACTACTTCGGATCGCTCGCGTTCCCGCCCGAGGAGTCGGTCCGCGCCACGCTGGCGGCTCTCGCCGAGGCTCCCGACGCGACGGCGTCGACGGCGCGGCTCGAGACGGCTGTCGACCTGCGCCGGTCCCGCCTGGAGATGATGCTGTCCGTGCTCGACGTCGACGGCGCCGTGCAGCGGGTCCGCGGCGGCTGGCGGGCCACGGGAGCCGCCTGGGCCTACGACGCGGAGCGGTACGAGCGCGTCGCGCAGGCGCGGCGGGCGGAGCAGGCCGCGATGGAGGAGTACGAGCGTGTCTCCGACGGGGAGCCCCGGCGAGCTCAGGAGGATCGCGACAGCGGGAGCGAGCGCCCGCATCGCGAGGGCGGCCACGGGTGCCGGATGGCGTTCCTGCGGGCCGAGCTCGACGACCCGGCTCTCGAGCCGGGGTGGCGGTGCGGCCGGTGCGACGTCTGCGTGGGCAGCTGGCTCGCGCCTCTGCCGACCGGTGAGGAGGTCGAGGAGGTCCGGGCGCGTATCGAGCGTCCCGGGGTCGAGGTCCTGCCTCGCCGCCAGTGGCCCACCGGGATGGCGGCGCTCGGCCTCGAGCTGAGGGGGCGCATCGCCGAGGAGGAGCGGGCCGAGCCGGGGATGGCTCTCGCCCGGCTCGACGGGCTCGGGCTCGCCGCGCGCGTGCGGGATGCGCTCGCCCCTCGGCCGGACGGGCAGGAGGCGCTCCAGGTGGTCCCGGCCGACCTGCGTCCGGCGGTGCGGGCCGTCCTCACCCAGTGGACGCCCGGGGTGGACGGGGTCGTGCTCGTCGCCTCGGAGCGGCACCCGGCTCTCGTCGAGCACCTCGCGCGCGGCGCGGCGGGCGTGCTCGGCGTCCCCGTCGTCGGTCAGGTCGCGGCGGCGCCCGGCACGTCGGCGGGGCGCCACGACGTGAACTCCGCGCAGCGCCTCGCCTCCGTCGTCCGCCGCCTCGAGCTCGACCTCGCCCCGGCCGCCCGCGCCGGTCTCGCGGGCAAGCGGGTCCTGCTCGTGGACGACCTCACGGACTCGGGATGGACGCTGACCGTCGCGGCGCGGCTGCTCCGGCAGGCCGGGGCAGCCGCCGTCACCCCCTTCGTGCTCGGGATGCGCTGAGGCCGCGCTGCGAGGCCGGGGCGAGCCGGATCGGCCGTCCGGAACGGACGGTGCAGCTCAGGCCGTGCCGGCCGACCCGGAGAAGATCCGCTCGAGCGGGATGGATCCGTCCTGCCACGGCAGCAGCAGCCAGGCGACGAGGTACGCCCAGACGCCGAGGACGGGCAGCAGCAGGAGCAGGACGACGACGATCCGCACGATCGTGATGTCGAGGTTCCACTGCTCGGCCATGCCCGCGCAGATGCCGCCGACGATGCGGCTGGGA includes these proteins:
- a CDS encoding PspC domain-containing protein → MTRFFDAIRSTGFRRGPSRIVGGICAGMAEQWNLDITIVRIVVVLLLLLPVLGVWAYLVAWLLLPWQDGSIPLERIFSGSAGTA
- a CDS encoding RecQ family ATP-dependent DNA helicase, which encodes MDPLTQTRTAAAAAPSGDLRAEAERALRALVGSDDAALREDQWRAVEALVAERRRALVVQRTGWGKSAVYFVATALLRARGSGPTLIVSPLLALMRDQVAAAGRAGIRAVTVNSANVTEWDQIHAAIAAGEVDVLLCSPERLNNPAFRDEVLPRLAADTGLVVVDEAHCVSDWGHDFRPDYRRIRTLLEDLPRGTPVLATTATANARVSDDVAEQLATDGADVLVLRGALDRDSLRLAVLPRADAATRIAWLADHLGSFSGSGIVYCLTVAMAGEVAEQLRAAGHDVAAYTGQTEPAERERLEADLAANRVRALVATSALGMGFDKPDLAFVVHLGAPSSPIAYYQQIGRAGRALDRADVVLLPGPEDRAIWDYFGSLAFPPEESVRATLAALAEAPDATASTARLETAVDLRRSRLEMMLSVLDVDGAVQRVRGGWRATGAAWAYDAERYERVAQARRAEQAAMEEYERVSDGEPRRAQEDRDSGSERPHREGGHGCRMAFLRAELDDPALEPGWRCGRCDVCVGSWLAPLPTGEEVEEVRARIERPGVEVLPRRQWPTGMAALGLELRGRIAEEERAEPGMALARLDGLGLAARVRDALAPRPDGQEALQVVPADLRPAVRAVLTQWTPGVDGVVLVASERHPALVEHLARGAAGVLGVPVVGQVAAAPGTSAGRHDVNSAQRLASVVRRLELDLAPAARAGLAGKRVLLVDDLTDSGWTLTVAARLLRQAGAAAVTPFVLGMR